The Penicillium digitatum chromosome 6, complete sequence genome has a window encoding:
- a CDS encoding Protein kinase, putative: MPTKPQTPGRGQTRTESAYNPSNDDSGSGAEAPARRRLQKSASTNFPSNNTNFDTSNGVAGPRAGGINRRRLSIRDQRVPQGPRPQDTSRWSKPTPYPRSGNSSVDSTVDTTKSFNLRSTSVGNLSKADPNHADNMDVVAPVNFDDFHNSIMSEHSLNHLPLPSNGSSGENRETGAPSNSWENHTYTGNVSERTRGPTARRKSEVQRPNGSNTAAGLTASSANTRARRQSIAQPSGGSTSRGPRKSISSGAFAPTNASARRASLSARKINTDPALTNNSLRPRLPESDAKVSSSVRNLKAKSFQPSPKEPRGQFLTAVGANDHTRSNSTNAVRTPVRNPSSAVATPSSASKRASVMPPHATGLGARTVSPTDARRLKRMSIAPPAPPMPHTPPTQTEPLPIRPLSSTQSPSQIPRKSVTPSSNRTTPDPNRKSYSSGLSVSSSTSYNSARTSGSSLQNRLSQNLSSSRLPTPKPRTEQTNPNGEEVPPVPAIPKAYESPKDELEASLFTAPTKSSIPADSSLRNIKDPDAEAHTTAQVEKVDYAETKTPDARSRTSTVLAGRKGLQPLKLPPLNLLPLGTPMAAKIEALKDRDDGRKVHTPSNQVVSKTPSTPMTASKANFWYRDQDDPMPLIQARSSTSHFAVSSSTAALRASSSTSAFDSFETPSVARNISPYASYTLPKSGAELNRLRHQVSADYSNRTPAHKLNGPRPQTQSAIFTPAPERLSQISTPSDPESFTVTAPGSSLRDRLKVARLRSNSKAQKAEADADSAKHNPMPPPKLPASATWNNLCSISSTSPNPKPSYLNPRRQSSISSTTSSTTRKPSVSSEKSLALEPTPSNESGESDRSRRVHSTFISPVHKMINHARSSVAAASRPIDSNVDADVAIANEEMKRLGSKRKDFEKAARVLDDLRRKASPKDRVSPAQALKMATLNIFERGEIIDYRDVFFCGTHTAKKHVGDLHSSAANFGYDDDRGDYNIVIGDHLAYRYEVVDVMGKGSFGQVVRCIDHKTGVLVAIKIIRNKKRFHQQALVEVNLLQKLKEWDPHGKHSVVNFTQSFYFRGHLCISTELLGMNLYEFIKAHEFRGFSLKLIRVFTKQMLSSLVLLHAKKVIHCDLKPENILLVHPLNSEIRVIDFGSSCFENEKVYTYIQSRFYRSPEVILGMSYGMPIDMWSLGCILAELFTGYPIFPGENEQEQLACIMEVFGPPEKHLIEKSSRKKLFFDSLGKPRLTVSSKGRRRRPSTKELRQALKCDDEAFLDFLTRCLRWDPARRLSPHDALKHEFLTGVKAPRPRMHTSNSPSKRGVTSAARPLPDPPGATLKSGFMRTRDASANSPAKGSGKRHSTVNVPPSSPGKRGSGNSSTAGSALPRVSARSISGKPDLATAAAATSLRK, encoded by the exons ATGCCGACAAAGCCCCAAACACCGGGGAGGGGTCAAACGCGGACCGAATCAGCATACAATCCCTCAAACGATGATTCGGGCTCGGGAG CAGAGGCCCCGGCTCGCCGGCGCCTGCAAAAGTCGGCCTCGACCAATTTTCCCTCAAACAACACCAATTTTGACACCTCAAATGGAGTCGCCGGACCGCGCGCAGGTGGGATAAATAGGAGAAGACTTTCAATTCGCGATCAAAGGGTTCCTCAGGGCCCACGACCGCAAGACACTTCGCGATGGAG CAaacctactccgtaccctcGCTCTGGGAACTCGTCTGTTGATTCTACTGTTGATACGACTAAAAGCTTCAACCTTCGATCTACGAGCGTGGGCAATTTGTCAAAGGCCGATCCCAACCATGCAGACAACATGGACGTCGTAGCGCCAGTCAACTTTGATGATTTTCATAACAGCATCATGAGTGAGCACAGCTTGAACCACCTCCCCTTACCCAGTAACGGCAGCTCGGGTGAGAATCGTGAAACGGGCGCTCCGTCGAACTCCTGGGAAAACCACACGTACACGGGCAATGTGTCGGAACGTACACGTGGTCCCACTGCTCGACGAAAAAGTGAAGTGCAACGTCCAAATGGTTCGAATACCGCTGCAGGGCTCACAGCATCCTCTGCCAATACTCGTGCTCGCCGCCAGAGCATAGCTCAACCGTCTGGAGGAAGTACTTCAAGGGGTCCGCGCAAATCTATCAGCTCTGGGGCATTTGCGCCTACCAACGCTTCGGCCAGGCGCGCCAGTCTAAGTGCCCGCAAAATCAACACTGACCCTGCCTTAACAAATAACTCGCTTCGCCCTCGACTTCCCGAATCTGACGCAAAGGTTTCATCTTCTGTTCGAAACCTCAAGGCGAAATCATTCCAGCCCAGCCCAAAGGAACCCCGTGGTCAATTCTTGACTGCCGTTGGAGCCAATGACCATACGCGATCAAATTCCACCAATGCTGTGCGGACCCCGGTAAGAAATCCTTCTAGCGCCGTGGCGACTCCTTCCTCTGCCTCTAAGCGGGCTTCTGTTATGCCGCCACATGCCACTGGACTTGGTGCTCGAACGGTCAGTCCCACTGACGCACGACGACTGAAGCGAATGTCCATTGCGCCGCCTGCCCCTCCGATGCCACACACACCTCCGACCCAGACAGAACCTCTACCCATTCGCCCTTTATCATCGACTCAATCTCCCTCTCAAATTCCAAGGAAAAGCGTCACACCTTCTTCGAACCGAACCACGCCCGACCCAAATCGGAAGTCGTACAGTTCAGGACTATCTGTTTCCTCAAGCACCAGCTATAACTCCGCGCGAACTTCTGGGAGCTCTCTTCAAAATCGGCTATCCCAAAATCTATCTTCGTCCCGACTTCCGACGCCTAAGCCACGCACAGAGCAAACAAACCCCAACGGGGAAGAGGTCCCACCGGTTCCAGCCATCCCCAAGGCCTATGAGTCGCCTAAAGATGAACTAGAGGCGTCTCTCTTCACTGCGCCCACAAAATCAAGCATTCCTGCGGATTCGAGCCTTCGGAATATTAAAGATCCGGACGCGGAAGCGCATACCACCGCCCAAGTTGAGAAAGTTGATTATGCTGAAACAAAAACTCCTGATGCACGATCACGAACCTCCACTGTTCTAGCAGGACGGAAGGGCTTGCAGCCCTTGAAACTGCCCCCGCTAAATCTGTTGCCTTTGGGCACACCCATGGCGGCCAAAATTGAGGCACTCAAGGATAGGGACGACGGGCGCAAAGTTCACACCCCCTCCAACCAAGTGGTTTCAAAAACGCCCAGTACTCCGATGACAGCATCCAAGGCGAACTTCTGGTACCGTGATCAAGATGACCCAATGCCTCTTATTCAAGCACGAAGCAGCACTTCTCACTTTGCTGTCAGCTCATCAACCGCTGCGCTGCGAGCTTCTAGCAGTACGAGCGCGTTTGACTCATTTGAAACGCCAAGTGTAGCTCGCAACATTTCTCCCTATGCCTCATACACGCTGCCCAAAAGTGGTGCCGAGCTCAACCGTCTCCGCCACCAGGTCAGCGCCGACTACTCGAACCGGACGCCAGCGCACAAGTTGAATGGTCCACGACCTCAAACGCAAAGTGCCATTTTCACTCCCGCTCCAGAAAGGCTCAGTCAGATATCGACGCCTTCGGATCCTGAGAGTTTCACTGTCACCGCGCCCGGCTCCTCTCTTCGGGACCGGCTTAAGGTGGCACGGCTTCGCAGCAACTCGAAGGCCCAAAAGGCAGAAGCTGATGCTGATTCTGCCAAGCACAATCCTATGCCGCCACCTAAACTTCCAGCCTCTGCAACATGGAACAACCTATGCTCAATCAGCTCGACGAGCCCCAATCCCAAGCCATCGTATCTCAATCCTCGCCGACAATCTTCTATCTCAAGCACGACAAGTTCGACGACTCGGAAGCCAAGTGTCAGCAGCGAGAAAAGTCTTGCCCTGGAGCCAACTCCCTCCAATGAGTCGGGCGAAAGCGACCGCTCTAGGCGCGTGCATAGCACATTCATCTCTCCAGTTCATAAGATGATCAACCACGCTAGATCTAGTGTTGCCGCTGCTTCCCGGCCTATCGATAGCAACGTTGACGCAGATGTGGCGATTGCAAATGAAGAGATGAAGCGACTTGGGTCCAAACGCAAAGACTTTGAAAAAGCGGCGCGTGTGCTAGACGACTTGCGCCGCAAGGCTAGTCCAAAGGATCGTGTCAGTCCCGCTCAGGCCTTAAAGATGGCAACGCTCAACATCTTTGAACGCGGTGAGATCATCGATTATCGCGATGTTTTCTTCTGCGGTACTCATACTGCCAAGAAACACGTCGGAGATCTCCACTCCAGTGCAGCGAACTTTGGCTACGATGATGATCGTGGTGATTATAACATCGTCATCGGTGACCATCTGGCTTACCGGTACGAAGTTGTCGATGTCATGGGCAAGGGTAGTTTTGGCCAGGTCGTGCGATGCATCGACCACAAGACTGGGGTTCTGGTTGCGATTAAAATCATTCGCAATAAGAAGCGATTCCACCAACAAGCCTTGGTTGAAGTCAATCTCCTACAAAAACTAAAGGAATGGGACCCTCATGGCAAGCATAGCGTTGTCAACTTCACCCAAAGCTTTTACTTCCGTGGTCATCTATGTATTTCAACCGAACTCCTTGGCATGAATCTTTATGAATTCATCAAGGCCCACGAATTCCGAGGCTTCTCGTTGAAGCTGATCCGTGTCTTCACCAAGCAGATGCTGAGCAGTCTTGTACTGTTGCATGCGAAGAAGGTCATCCACTGTGACTTGAAGCCCGAAAACATTCTTCTTGTTCACCCGTTGAACTCCGAAATTCGTGTCATTGACTTTGGTTCAAGTTGCTTTGAGAATGAAAAGGTCTATACTTATATCCAGAGTCGCTTCTACCGATCACCCGAGGTCATCCTCGGAATGTCGTACGGCATGCCGATAGACATGTGGAGTTTAGGCTGCATTTTGGCTGAGCTATTTACCGGCTATCCTATTTTCCCAGGAGAGAATGAGCAAGAACAGCTTGCTTGCATCATGGAAGTCTTTGGTCCTCCGGAGAAACATCTCATTGAAAAGAGCTCACGCAAAAAGTTGTTCTTTGACTCTCTCGGCAAGCCGCGTTTGACTGTTTCATCCAAGGGACGCCGACGTCGTCCGAGTACCAAGGAGCTTCGACAGGCATTGAAGTGTGATGATGAAGCCTTCCTTGACTTCCTCACTCGCTGCCTTCGCTGGGATCCTGCTCGTCGGCTCTCGCCCCATGACGCGTTGAAACACGAATTCCTCACTGGCGTCAAGGCCCCCCGACCCAGGATGCATACATCAAACTCGCCTTCCAAGCGAGGTGTGACGTCCGCGGCTCGTCCTCTCCCTGATCCACCAGGCGCAACGCTGAAGAGCGGGTTCATGCGCACTCGCGATGCCTCGGCCAACTCCCCAGCCAAGGGTAGCGGCAAACGACACTCGACCGTGAACGTTCCTCCGTCCAGCCCTggcaagcgagggtccgGGAATTCTTCTACTGCCGGGTCCGCACTCCCTCGTGTTTCGGCGCGGAGTATCAGCGGGAAACCAGACCTCGCTACTGCGGCGGCTGCGACAAGCTTG AGGAAATGA